A genomic window from Bacillota bacterium includes:
- a CDS encoding MiaB/RimO family radical SAM methylthiotransferase: protein MMDTGGTAATGGAGNTGRTVAFVTLGCKANQYDTAAMTAAFRRHGYEVADPGAVADVYVINTCAVTGRSQAKSRQAAIKARRLNPSAVVVVSGCYPQVAPGEAGSLPEVDIVAGAAHRADLPRYVDEFLATGARMSCVDRAWSCRDFEEAGAVEFQGRTRAFVKIEDGCEQFCSYCIVPFARGPVRSRRPGPVLDEVRRLAAAGYKEIVLTGIHLGEYGKDLRQQNAGDGRSDGGSGGHAAATPGPLTLAGMVRLIHDVEGVERIRLSSVEPMDITPELVGEMGRPKVCPHLHVPLQSGSDRILEAMNRGYTALEFIRLSDELRSSIPGLGFTTDVMVGFPGETDADFDLTCDVVKTAGFSRLHVFPFSARPGTAAARMGGQVPRAVKERRARSLIKIGKDLSLRFHEAMVGSRVTVLVEEGGEDRYAALEGLTGNYVRVWFDGPGTLKGEIVTVEITGATASGVRGVLVDDAHGG, encoded by the coding sequence ATGATGGATACAGGCGGGACGGCCGCGACAGGCGGGGCAGGTAACACGGGCCGGACAGTAGCCTTCGTTACGCTGGGGTGTAAGGCCAACCAGTACGACACGGCCGCCATGACGGCGGCATTCAGGCGTCACGGCTATGAGGTCGCCGACCCTGGAGCAGTTGCCGACGTATACGTGATAAACACGTGCGCCGTAACCGGCCGAAGCCAGGCGAAGTCGAGGCAGGCTGCGATAAAGGCGAGGAGACTGAACCCGTCCGCTGTCGTGGTGGTCTCGGGGTGTTACCCCCAGGTGGCGCCGGGTGAGGCCGGATCGCTGCCGGAGGTGGACATCGTGGCGGGAGCGGCGCACCGCGCGGACCTGCCGCGATACGTCGACGAATTCCTGGCGACCGGGGCACGGATGAGCTGCGTCGACAGGGCGTGGTCGTGCCGCGATTTCGAGGAGGCCGGCGCCGTCGAGTTCCAGGGGCGTACCAGGGCATTCGTCAAGATCGAAGACGGATGCGAGCAGTTCTGTTCGTACTGTATCGTGCCATTCGCGCGGGGGCCGGTTCGAAGCAGGCGACCTGGGCCGGTCCTCGACGAGGTGAGGAGGCTGGCCGCGGCCGGCTACAAGGAGATCGTACTGACAGGTATTCATCTGGGCGAATACGGTAAGGACCTCCGGCAGCAGAATGCGGGGGACGGCCGCTCGGACGGCGGGTCCGGCGGCCATGCTGCCGCTACACCGGGCCCATTGACCCTCGCAGGGATGGTCCGGCTCATCCACGACGTCGAGGGCGTCGAGCGGATAAGGCTGAGCTCGGTGGAGCCGATGGACATAACCCCGGAACTCGTGGGGGAGATGGGGCGTCCGAAGGTGTGCCCGCACCTGCACGTCCCGCTTCAGAGCGGGTCGGACAGGATACTCGAAGCGATGAACCGCGGGTACACCGCCCTGGAGTTCATCCGGCTCTCGGATGAGCTCAGGAGCAGCATACCGGGTCTCGGATTCACGACCGACGTCATGGTGGGCTTCCCCGGCGAAACGGACGCCGACTTCGACCTCACCTGTGACGTCGTAAAGACGGCTGGTTTCAGCCGCCTGCACGTGTTCCCGTTCTCCGCAAGGCCCGGCACCGCCGCCGCGCGTATGGGCGGCCAGGTCCCGAGGGCCGTGAAGGAACGGCGCGCACGTTCGCTCATAAAGATAGGTAAGGATCTCTCGCTGAGATTCCACGAGGCCATGGTGGGATCGAGGGTTACGGTCCTCGTGGAAGAGGGCGGTGAGGACCGGTACGCGGCGCTGGAGGGATTGACGGGCAACTACGTTCGAGTATGGTTCGACGGTCCCGGGACCCTGAAAGGGGAAATCGTGACGGTCGAAATCACAGGGGCTACCGCCTCGGGTGTCAGAGGCGTCCTCGTCGACGACGCGCATGGAGGTTGA
- a CDS encoding DUF362 domain-containing protein, whose product MAEPVWVNRCRTYDRKEISAAVAASFDGLVSAQAASGLRGSRVLVKPNLLGPSLPARAVTTHPEFVRSVLEVLKQFTPHIVAGDSPGWGSCAQAAEGSGVADVCRELGVALGSFNDPVEIRHPDGRVCKKFLVAREVAEADVVINLPKLKTHRLTGLSCAVKNVFGCVPGLRKAQSHVRMQDTGVFSAMLVDLCEAVRPALTLVDAVVAMEGNGPRWGKPREAGVVIAAVSPYAADVVASEIAGMDPSEVTTIAAAAEAGLGPAIAGEIDLRGLTLDEARVRDFKKPSRRGDDRMADSGRRRPLSAWLKRHLTEIPDIAAERCRKCSVCVEVCPARAISGAGDGCPPVIDHSLCVRCYCCEEMCPHGAVDVRRPLLSRIMQRF is encoded by the coding sequence ATGGCGGAACCTGTATGGGTGAACCGGTGCCGCACATACGACCGCAAGGAGATATCCGCGGCCGTAGCGGCCTCGTTCGACGGGCTCGTGTCCGCACAGGCCGCTTCCGGCTTGAGAGGCTCGAGGGTGCTGGTGAAACCGAACCTGCTCGGGCCCTCACTCCCCGCTCGCGCGGTGACGACGCATCCAGAATTCGTCCGCTCCGTGCTCGAGGTACTGAAGCAGTTCACCCCGCACATCGTGGCCGGCGACTCCCCGGGTTGGGGGAGCTGCGCGCAGGCGGCGGAGGGCTCCGGTGTAGCGGACGTCTGCAGGGAATTGGGGGTCGCGCTGGGGTCGTTCAACGACCCGGTCGAGATACGTCACCCGGATGGCCGCGTCTGCAAGAAGTTCCTCGTGGCACGTGAGGTGGCCGAGGCTGACGTGGTCATCAACCTTCCCAAGCTCAAGACCCACCGCCTCACGGGGCTCTCGTGCGCCGTGAAGAACGTGTTCGGCTGTGTCCCGGGATTGCGCAAGGCGCAGTCCCACGTTCGCATGCAGGACACCGGGGTGTTCAGCGCGATGCTCGTCGACCTGTGCGAGGCGGTCCGGCCCGCGCTGACGCTGGTCGACGCGGTCGTCGCTATGGAAGGCAACGGCCCTAGGTGGGGAAAGCCACGCGAGGCAGGGGTGGTGATCGCGGCCGTGAGTCCTTACGCCGCGGATGTGGTCGCCAGTGAGATTGCGGGGATGGACCCCTCGGAGGTGACGACCATAGCCGCCGCGGCGGAGGCAGGGCTTGGCCCGGCCATAGCCGGCGAGATCGACCTGCGGGGATTGACACTGGACGAGGCCCGCGTGAGGGATTTCAAGAAACCCTCGCGCCGCGGGGATGACCGGATGGCGGACTCCGGACGGCGAAGGCCGCTTTCCGCGTGGCTCAAGCGTCACCTCACTGAGATCCCGGACATCGCCGCGGAAAGGTGCCGCAAGTGCTCGGTTTGCGTGGAGGTTTGCCCCGCCCGCGCGATTTCTGGCGCCGGTGACGGTTGCCCGCCGGTGATCGACCATTCACTGTGCGTACGCTGTTATTGCTGCGAGGAGATGTGCCCGCACGGCGCCGTTGACGTTCGCAGGCCGTTGTTGTCCAGGATCATGCAGCGATTCTAG
- a CDS encoding 16S rRNA (uracil(1498)-N(3))-methyltransferase, with translation MHGPDALHMLRVLRMSEGDAFVALDGSGTAWVAEIVSCNLPEAARGRRGHPGEGASVTGRITGEAGLAPEPSCKVTLYQSIPKGDKMEFIIQKCTEVGVHSIVPVVSERTVVHLGDRVENRVERWRRIAREAAEQCGRRVIPEVAGVSALGDVTPGPGSALFILWENAGGERRLLEALDMDSRDSGGGRVGVVVGPEGGLSDREVDSLRARGGICVSLGPRTLRTETAGMIATALILSHYGDLG, from the coding sequence GTGCACGGCCCTGATGCCCTCCACATGCTCAGGGTGCTGAGGATGTCGGAGGGCGACGCATTTGTTGCGCTGGATGGGAGCGGCACTGCATGGGTTGCCGAGATTGTATCGTGTAACCTGCCTGAAGCCGCGCGTGGCAGGCGAGGTCATCCGGGCGAAGGGGCGAGCGTCACCGGCAGAATCACGGGAGAAGCCGGCCTCGCGCCGGAGCCGTCCTGTAAAGTGACCCTCTACCAGTCAATCCCGAAGGGTGACAAGATGGAGTTCATCATCCAGAAGTGCACCGAGGTTGGAGTGCACTCGATAGTCCCCGTCGTGAGCGAGCGAACTGTAGTCCATCTTGGAGACCGCGTGGAGAACAGGGTGGAGCGCTGGCGGAGGATCGCGCGGGAGGCGGCGGAGCAGTGTGGCCGTCGCGTGATTCCCGAGGTTGCCGGGGTCTCAGCTCTCGGCGACGTAACGCCCGGACCCGGCTCGGCCCTGTTCATACTGTGGGAGAACGCGGGCGGCGAGCGGAGGCTGCTCGAAGCCCTCGACATGGATTCGAGGGACTCGGGGGGTGGGCGGGTAGGCGTCGTCGTCGGGCCGGAGGGCGGGCTGTCCGATCGCGAGGTCGACTCGCTGCGGGCCCGCGGGGGGATCTGCGTGTCGCTCGGACCGCGCACCCTTCGTACGGAGACGGCGGGCATGATAGCGACGGCGCTTATCCTGTCGCACTACGGTGACCTCGGGTAG
- the dnaJ gene encoding molecular chaperone DnaJ — protein MAKKDYYEVLGVPRDASQDDIKKAYRQLAKKYHPDANPNDPSAQDRFKEINEAYEILSDPGKRANYDRFGHVRPGAEGPGGYGDYDFGPFGSPFGGGFGGGIGDIFDMFFGGGRGEAQRRGPARGADLQFDLTISLEEAAAGGEKDVEVTGWEPCKTCGGSGAKPGTRTVTCRTCGGTGHVQTVQDTLLGRIMTSRTCDYCRGTGQVIETPCPECRGRGRERRKRVVTVKIPPGVDTGLRLRLAGEGEPGERGGPRGDLYVNVTVRPHNVFERRGSDLHVDASIGFTQAALGDEIEVPTLDGKSSLKIPEGTQPGTVFRLRGKGMPNLRGSGRGDLHVHVTVQVPTRLSDKERELLVQFARLQAESRKDRGFFGKMKDAFGM, from the coding sequence CTGGCTAAGAAGGATTATTACGAGGTTCTCGGGGTCCCCCGCGATGCCTCGCAGGATGACATAAAGAAAGCCTACAGGCAGCTTGCCAAGAAATATCACCCGGACGCCAACCCGAACGACCCGTCCGCCCAGGACCGATTCAAGGAGATCAATGAGGCGTACGAGATCCTGAGCGATCCCGGCAAGCGGGCCAACTACGACAGGTTCGGGCACGTGCGGCCGGGGGCGGAGGGGCCCGGTGGGTATGGCGATTACGATTTCGGTCCGTTCGGGAGCCCGTTCGGCGGGGGGTTCGGTGGCGGAATCGGCGACATATTCGACATGTTCTTCGGCGGCGGCCGGGGCGAGGCGCAGAGGCGCGGTCCCGCGCGGGGCGCCGATCTCCAGTTTGACCTGACCATCAGCCTCGAGGAGGCTGCAGCCGGCGGTGAGAAGGACGTCGAGGTGACAGGCTGGGAGCCGTGCAAGACGTGCGGAGGCTCGGGGGCCAAGCCGGGGACGAGGACTGTGACGTGTCGTACCTGCGGAGGCACAGGCCACGTGCAGACGGTGCAGGATACGCTGCTCGGCCGGATCATGACGTCACGCACATGCGACTACTGCAGGGGGACCGGACAGGTGATTGAGACCCCGTGCCCCGAATGCAGGGGAAGAGGCCGCGAGCGGCGCAAGCGCGTCGTCACCGTGAAGATCCCACCCGGGGTGGACACCGGCCTGCGGCTCCGGCTGGCCGGAGAGGGCGAACCCGGAGAGCGCGGTGGCCCGCGGGGCGACCTGTACGTCAATGTCACGGTCAGACCCCACAACGTGTTCGAGAGGCGTGGTTCGGACCTGCACGTGGACGCGTCCATAGGATTTACGCAGGCCGCGCTCGGTGACGAGATAGAGGTGCCCACACTGGACGGGAAGTCATCACTCAAGATACCGGAGGGCACTCAGCCCGGGACCGTGTTCCGCCTGCGCGGAAAGGGGATGCCGAACCTCCGCGGGTCGGGAAGGGGCGACCTGCACGTGCACGTCACGGTACAGGTCCCAACGAGACTCAGCGACAAGGAGCGGGAACTCCTGGTGCAGTTCGCGCGGCTGCAGGCCGAGAGCCGCAAGGACAGGGGTTTCTTCGGGAAGATGAAAGACGCCTTCGGGATGTGA
- a CDS encoding Hsp70 family protein has translation MIAADGGLRDPARVFLEGELRMSGDSPTGLACVILEMIVAEFRQRHGVDLRSDPVALAKALASCARAARDLERWQVVNVSVPFILIDGSNPRHLDVTLTREEVLAKAGGETG, from the coding sequence TTGATAGCGGCTGACGGCGGTCTGCGCGACCCCGCCCGTGTATTTCTGGAGGGCGAACTGCGGATGTCAGGGGACTCCCCAACGGGCCTCGCCTGTGTCATATTGGAGATGATAGTCGCGGAATTCCGTCAACGACACGGGGTTGACCTGAGATCCGACCCGGTCGCCCTGGCGAAAGCGCTGGCCTCGTGCGCGCGCGCCGCCCGGGATCTGGAGCGGTGGCAGGTCGTGAACGTAAGCGTCCCGTTCATTCTGATTGACGGTTCCAATCCGCGTCACCTGGACGTGACACTCACCAGGGAAGAAGTCCTGGCAAAGGCGGGTGGAGAGACTGGCTAA